A single window of Nakaseomyces glabratus chromosome G, complete sequence DNA harbors:
- the MRPL32 gene encoding mitochondrial 54S ribosomal protein bL32m (CAGL0G06776g~Ortholog(s) have structural constituent of ribosome activity and mitochondrial inner membrane, mitochondrial large ribosomal subunit localization): MSMLARLSSGYIFAGAGVGSQAVVTPVTLGLAGVSQAIPALLGKLLGDTEAKEETGFFDNGILLAAPKKKVSHQKKRQRLLAPGKKHVNMMNHLNRCPSCGHYKRANTICMHCFENVRFLWKSYTQEQRQEPIQEQNLTDLDKRVLYPGKMDTVYEEKLKDKDSYLVRRMRTLPKEDPKVES; this comes from the coding sequence ATGTCTATGCTGGCGAGACTAAGTAGCGGGTATATATTTGCTGGTGCCGGTGTTGGGAGCCAGGCGGTGGTTACACCAGTGACACTGGGACTAGCTGGCGTTTCCCAGGCTATACCGGCCCTGTTGGGTAAACTGTTGGGCGACACTGAAGCTAAGGAAGAAACTGGGTTCTTCGACAATGGTATCTTGCTGGCCGcaccaaagaagaaagtatcgcatcaaaagaaaagacagAGACTTCTGGCCCCAGGCAAGAAACATGTAAATATGATGAACCATCTGAACAGATGCCCTTCCTGTGGCCATTACAAGCGTGCTAATACTATCTGTATGCACTGCTTCGAAAATGTAAGATTCCTGTGGAAGTCGTACACTCAGGAACAAAGACAAGAACCCATCCAGGAGCAGAATCTGACTGACTTGGACAAGAGAGTGTTGTATCCCGGGAAAATGGACACTGTGTATGAGGAGAAACTAAAGGACAAAGACAGCTACTTGGTTCGCAGAATGAGAACTCTACCGAAGGAGGACCCAAAGGTTGAATCCTAG
- a CDS encoding uncharacterized protein (CAGL0G06710g~Protein of unknown function), producing the protein MRFPLPLESQLSPFDYHQVRDKFGFKTPLFALTHFESQTMSSLSGMRGLEENGISTGIAKGYKSTPHVRSWGFLSFLHGVISC; encoded by the coding sequence ATGCGTTTCCCTCTTCCTCTCGAGAGCCAGTTAAGTCCCTTCGATTATCATCAGGTCAGGGACAAGTTTGGCTTCAAAACTCCACTCTTTGCTCTGACTCATTTTGAATCCCAAACCATGAGCTCTTTGAGTGGAATGAGAGGGTTAGAGGAGAATGGGATCAGCACTGGTATTGCCAAAGGGTATAAGAGTACCCCACACGTACGAAGTTGGGGTTTTCTGTCGTTCTTGCATGGTGTAATATCTTGCTAA
- the LEU4 gene encoding 2-isopropylmalate synthase LEU4 (CAGL0G06732g~Ortholog(s) have 2-isopropylmalate synthase activity, role in leucine biosynthetic process and mitochondrion localization): MRATVIRLSRAAKSIPPVKLAYKNMLKDPSIKYKPFSIAPKLTDRKWPDNTITKAPRWLSTDLRDGNQSLPDPMSIEQKKEYFHKLVEIGFKEIEVSFPSASQTDFDFTRYAVENAPDDVTIQCLVQSREHLIRRTVESLTGAKRATIHTYLATSDMFREIVFNMSKEDAIAKAVEATKLVRSLTKDDPSQQATRWSYEFSPECFSDTPVEFAVEICEAVKAAWEPTEDNPIIFNLPATVEVASPNIYADQIEYFCTHITEREKVCVSTHTHNDRGCGVAATELGIMAGADRVEGCVFGNGERTGNVDLVTVALNMYTQGVSPNLDFSDIRSVIEVVERCNKLPVPARAPYGGDLVVCAFSGSHQDAIKKGFSVQQKKRDQGDIQWRIPYLPLDPKDIGRDYEAVIRVNSQSGKGGAAWVVLRALGLDMPRTMQIEFSTSVQEHADSLGRELKAEEIVNLFKESYNYNNEIFQHISLVDYNVEKFGAERRILNGQVEINGEVVDIKGTGNGPISSLVDALSNLLNIKLGVSNYSEHSLGSGSSTQAASFINLTYRRDEDNEKAYQWGVGVSEDVGDASVKAIFATLNSVIQKGDISIPKSKKAASGSA, from the coding sequence ATGAGAGCTACCGTTATCAGACTCTCGAGGGCTGCGAAGTCAATTCCGCCCGTGAAATTGGCGTATAAGAACATGTTGAAAGACCCTTCCATCAAATACAAACCATTCTCCATTGCTCCAAAGCTTACTGACAGGAAATGGCCAGACAATACCATTACCAAGGCACCAAGGTGGTTGTCTACAGACTTGAGAGACGGTAACCAGTCTCTCCCGGACCCGATGTCCATTGAGCAGAAGAAAGAGTACTTCCACAAGCTGGTGGAGATTGGCTTCAAAGAGATAGAAGTCAGTTTTCCATCTGCCTCGCAGACCGACTTCGATTTCACAAGGTACGCTGTGGAGAATGCTCCAGATGATGTTACCATACAGTGTCTTGTGCAATCCAGAGAACACTTGATCAGAAGAACTGTGGAGTCGTTGACTGGTGCCAAGCGTGCCACTATACATACTTACTTGGCCACCAGCGACATGTTCAGAGAGATAGTCTTCAACATGTCTAAGGAAGACGCTATCGCCAAAGCCGTCGAAGCCACTAAACTGGTCAGAAGCTTGACCAAGGACGACCCTTCTCAGCAGGCTACCCGTTGGTCCTATGAGTTCTCTCCAGAATGTTTCAGTGATACCCCAGTCGAATTTGCCGTTGAAATCTGTGAAGCAGTAAAAGCTGCCTGGGAACCAACCGAGGACAACCCTATCATATTTAACCTACCTGCCACAGTCGAGGTCGCCTCTCCAAACATCTACGCTGACCAAATCGAATATTTCTGCACACACATCACCGAAAGAGAGAAGGTGTGTGTCTCTACGCATACCCACAACGACCGTGGCTGCGGTGTTGCCGCTACCGAACTTGGTATAATGGCAGGCGCTGATCGTGTTGAAGGTTGTGTCTTCGGAAATGGTGAACGTACTGGTAACGTTGACTTGGTAACCGTGGCATTGAACATGTACACGCAAGGTGTCTCTCCTAACTTGGACTTCTCCGACATAAGGTCTGTAATCGAGGTTGTTGAACGTTGTAACAAATTGCCTGTCCCAGCCAGAGCACCATACGGTGGTGACTTGGTCGTATGTGCATTCTCTGGTTCTCACCAGGACGCCATCAAGAAGGGTTTCTCGGTTCAACAAAAGAAGCGTGACCAAGGCGACATTCAATGGAGAATCCCATATTTGCCATTGGATCCAAAGGATATCGGCCGTGACTACGAAGCTGTCATCAGAGTCAACTCTCAATCTGGTAAGGGTGGTGCTGCTTGGGTTGTCCTAAGAGCCTTGGGCCTAGACATGCCAAGAACCATGCAAATTGAGTTCTCCACCAGTGTACAAGAACACGCTGACTCTCTAGGTAGAGAACTAAAGGCCGAAGAGATTGTCAACTTGTTTAAGGAATCttacaactacaacaacGAAATCTTCCAACATATCTCTTTGGTTGATTACAACGTTGAGAAATTCGGTGCTGAGCGCAGAATTCTAAATGGTCAAGTTGAAATCAATGGTGAAGTTGTCGACATCAAGGGTACCGGTAACGGTCCAATCTCTTCTTTGGTCGATGCTTTGTCCAACTTATTGAACATCAAACTTGGTGTCAGCAACTATAGTGAACACTCTTTGGGTTCAGGTTCATCCACTCAAGCCGCTTCTTTCATCAACTTAACTTACAGACGtgatgaagataatgaaaaggCTTACCAATGGGGTGTAGGTGTGTCTGAGGATGTTGGTGATGCTTCTGTCAAGGCAATCTTTGCCACTTTGAATTCTGTAATTCAAAAAGGTGACATTAGTATCCCAAAGTCTAAGAAGGCTGCCTCTGGTTCTGCTTAA
- the MET4 gene encoding Met4p (CAGL0G06688g~bZIP domain-containing protein): protein MSSNGVSPGTEYVNFFGKDDKPKDKSADDSGDAHAREEDATPSILLEQLAYVDNFFPSLDHDFAADSWMVHDYNGAAGGSGVDGAMSVADMGLDEQLSAELSVFADDAFIFPDEDKSNRNNNNSGDDGDDESNNNNSNTNNNNNINNNIINNINNNSNSNENDRLDEDDEISLDGGSGRRQRNPHFLTQRRNNFLMSQYDQARGRFSANRRKENNNNNQNPFGDEPTSPVRRSSDDHGEFTNVNIGTSPNNDMDPQHSPPQDNDPYMRGMRSNTGDSPRDTQNPANLVRNHRPSISSPLNNVIANSSQWNSGNHHTPAVSSRQFTQAQTAPTANQHTDIELPDYSAIPTSTLVSLLPRVKVPPGAYNTLLGLGFTSDQIDAMSALIAYNEQQKKKTGQLIDHNNISNEESLKTLLDLFNKGHIISKKPQSVNTSGNDELNNYNDHGGISSQSQSPQPAKNRPNKKNNIKINEKALEKQEADSAEFLESILRMHSSQQTHKLRKPQSSDDTNHMETISRTKSDTQVHADSEQENKEYKELTRTHSINNNLNKDTSQHKRIRSSSISDFQESASDAPSKKRSIDHKQESSKSQENSKRKVKEKELETSIQELSELAVTLQQKIHTLEMENKLLKNLVLSSGDLNMAGLDNSFDSESISKSPKMDPKVAKVKR, encoded by the coding sequence ATGAGCAGTAACGGGGTATCTCCTGGTACTGAGTATGTGAATTTCTTTGGGAAGGACGATAAGCCCAAGGACAAGAGTGCGGATGATTCGGGCGATGCGCATGCGAGGGAGGAGGATGCGACGCCGAGCATACTGCTTGAGCAGCTGGCGTATGTAGATAACTTCTTCCCGTCGCTGGATCACGATTTTGCTGCTGACTCCTGGATGGTGCACGACTATAACGGTGCCGCGGGTGGCAGCGGGGTGGATGGGGCCATGTCGGTAGCTGATATGGGCCTGGATGAGCAACTGAGTGCCGAGCTGAGTGTGTTTGCAGATGATGCGTTTATATTTCCCGATGAGGACAAGTCGAAcagaaacaacaacaacagtGGCGATGACGGGGACGATGAGTctaacaacaacaatagcaataccaacaacaacaacaacatcaacaacaatattatcaacaacatcaacaacaacagcaacagtaatgaaaatgatagaCTGGATGAAGACGATGAGATCAGTTTGGATGGTGGCAGTGGCAGAAGACAAAGAAACCCACACTTCTTGACTCAGAGACGAAACAACTTCTTGATGTCGCAATATGATCAAGCTAGAGGCAGGTTTTCTGCAAATAGaaggaaagaaaacaataacaacaacCAGAACCCGTTTGGTGACGAACCCACTTCCCCTGTGAGAAGAAGCTCGGACGACCACGGTGAATTTACAAACGTTAATATTGGTACCTCCCCAAACAATGATATGGACCCACAGCATAGCCCTCCACAGGATAATGACCCGTATATGAGAGGCATGAGGTCTAACACTGGGGACTCGCCGAGGGATACTCAAAATCCTGCTAATCTGGTGCGTAATCATAGACCGAGCATCTCCTCTCCTCTCAATAACGTCATCGCGAACTCCTCCCAATGGAATTCAGGAAACCACCATACTCCAGCAGTTTCTTCAAGGCAATTTACACAAGCACAGACTGCGCCAACAGCAAACCAACATACAGACATAGAGCTTCCTGATTACTCTGCTATTCCCACATCAACGCTGGTGTCATTACTTCCACGTGTGAAAGTTCCACCTGGCGCCTATAATACCCTGCTGGGTTTGGGATTCACTAGCGACCAAATAGACGCCATGTCTGCCCTAATTGCATACAATGaacaacagaagaaaaagacCGGACAACTTATAGACCATAACAATATATCAAACGAGGAAAGCTTGAAGACATTACTAGATCTATTTAACAAAGGCCACATCATCTCCAAGAAGCCTCAAAGTGTTAATACATCTGGTAATGACGAACTCAACAATTACAATGACCATGGAGGTATAtcatcacagtcacagtCTCCTCAGCCTGCAAAAAATAGACcaaacaagaagaataacATCAAAATTAATGAGAAAGCTCTGGAGAAGCAAGAGGCTGACAGTGCGGAGTTTTTGGAAAGCATACTAAGAATGCACTCGTCTCAACAAACTCATAAATTAAGAAAGCCACAGAGCTCAGACGACACGAACCATATGGAAACTATCAGTAGAACTAAATCCGATACTCAGGTACATGCAGACAGCgaacaagaaaacaaagaatatAAGGAGCTTACCAGAACTCATAGCATCAATAATAACTTGAACAAGGATACTTCGCAACATAAACGAATAAGATCCAGCTCGATATCAGACTTTCAAGAAAGTGCATCTGATGCTCCCTCCAAGAAACGTTCAATTGACCATAAACAGGAAAGTTCAAAGTCGCAAGAAAATAGTAAAAGGAAAGTTAAGGAGAAAGAACTTGAAACCTCTATTCAGGAGTTAAGTGAGTTGGCTGTTACACTGCAACAAAAAATACATACTTTAGAGATGGAAAACAAGctattgaagaatttaGTTTTAAGCAGTGGTGATTTGAACATGGCTGGATTAGATAACTCCTTTGATAGCGAATCGATAAGTAAGAGCCCTAAGATGGATCCAAAAGTAGCGAAGGTTAAACGTTGA
- the CDC10 gene encoding septin CDC10 (CAGL0G06754g~Ortholog(s) have 1-phosphatidylinositol binding, GTPase activity, phosphatidylinositol-4-phosphate binding, phosphatidylinositol-5-phosphate binding, protein complex scaffold activity), whose amino-acid sequence MSTIPEALLPSNYVGFDTITSQIEHRLLKRGFQFNIMVVGHSGLGKSTLINTLFSSHLIDPATGEDISKQPITKTTEMKVSSHTLIEDRVRLNINIIDTPGFGDNINNNKVWEPIVKYIKEQYSQYLRKELTAQRDRYIPDTRVHAILYFLQPNGKGLTALDVATLKRLTEIANVIPVIAKADTLTIDERTKFKKIIQSEFEKYNFRIYPYDSDDLTEDELVLNKSIRSVIPFAVVGSEKEIEVNGETFRGRKSRWGAINVEDINQCDFVYLREYLIRTHLQDLIETTSFVHYEGFRSRQLIALKENANNRASSQMGGNQPYQR is encoded by the coding sequence ATGTCTACTATCCCTGAGGCTTTGCTGCCATCCAATTATGTTGGCTTTGACACTATTACCAGCCAGATCGAGCACAGGCTCTTGAAGAGAGGGTTTCAATTCAACATCATGGTAGTAGGCCACTCCGGTTTAGGTAAAAGTACGCTGATTAACACGCTTTTCTCTTCGCATTTGATTGATCCTGCCACTGGCGAAGATATCTCTAAGCAGCCAATTACCAAGACCACCGAGATGAAGGTTTCCTCGCACACACTGATCGAAGACCGTGTGCGTCTGAATATAAATATCATTGACACGCCAGGCTTTGGTGAcaacatcaacaataaCAAGGTCTGGGAACCAATTGTCAAGTACATCAAAGAACAATACTCACAGTACCTACGTAAAGAGTTGACCGCTCAACGTGACAGATACATCCCTGACACCAGAGTACACGCTATCCTATATTTCTTACAGCCAAACGGCAAGGGGCTCACCGCTCTGGATGTCGCAACTCTTAAGAGATTAACTGAGATCGCTAACGTTATCCCAGTTATTGCAAAGGCTGACACTCTGACGATCGATGAGAGAACCAAGTTCAAAAAGATTATCCAAAGcgaatttgaaaaatacaACTTTAGAATCTACCCTTATGACTCTGACGACCTTACTGAGGATGAACTAGTGCTAAACAAAAGTATAAGATCTGTTATACCATTTGCAGTGGTGGGCTCCGAAAAAGAAATCGAGGTCAACGGTGAAACCTTCAGAGGCAGAAAGTCTCGTTGGGGTGCCATAAACGTCGAAGACATTAACCAATGCGATTTCGTGTATCTAAGGGAATACCTGATCAGAACACATTTGCAAGATTTGATCGAGACGACATCTTTTGTTCACTACGAAGGTTTCAGGTCCAGACAACTGATTGCCTTGAAGGAAAATGCTAACAACCGTGCCTCTAGTCAAATGGGCGGAAACCAGCCCTACCAACGTTAA
- a CDS encoding uncharacterized protein (CAGL0G06798g~Ortholog(s) have role in iron ion homeostasis and nucleus localization): MGKRFSESAAKVAQGRARKRQQEWEKNRAQKEQLEAMEAKKWEEGAREGTSKKALLEEKRQQKLAAKKERDALLKAEEEAIGRGGKLRNL, encoded by the coding sequence atgggtAAGAGATTTAGTGAATCCGCTGCTAAGGTTGCTCAAGGCAGAGCTAGAAAGCGTCAACAGGAATGGGAGAAGAACCGCGCTCAGAAGGAGCAATTAGAAGCCATGGAGGCCAAGAAGTGGGAGGAAGGTGCTAGAGAAGGTACCAGCAAGAAGGCCTTGCTGGAAGAAAAGCGTCAGCAAAAGCTTGCTGCTAAAAAGGAGCGTGATGCTCTGCTAAAGGCCGAAGAAGAGGCTATTGGCAGAGGCGGTAAGCTCAGAAACTTGTAA